Part of the Paenibacillus sp. FSL R7-0273 genome is shown below.
ATGTTCAAGAAGGATGACCTGACGGTTGTAAACCTGGAAACTCCGATTACGACCGGCGGGGTTGGCGCTGCCGATAAGCAATTTGTTTTTAAAGGTGCTCCTGCAGCGCTGGATTCACTTAAGGCCGCCGGTGTGGATGCGGTCAATCTGGCTAATAACCATACGCTGGACCAGGGAGAGCAGGGATTGCTGGATACCCTGAACCACCTGAGTTCACGGGGGATACCTTACGTCGGAGCAGGGAAGAACAGCAAGGAAGCTTACACCGCGCAGTATTTTGAACGTAATGGAATAAAGATTGCCCTACTGGGCTTTACTCGGGTCATTCCCCGCAGCGACTGGACAGCAGGAGCCGCTAAGCCGGGCTTAGCCTCGGTGTACGACAGTACAGAAGCGCTCAAGACCATTGCAGCCGTAAAGAAAAAAGCCGACATCGTTGTCGTAGTCGTCCATTGGGGTAAAGAGCGTGTGGAGCAATATGATTCCACGCAGCAGAAGCTGGGGCGCAGCTTCATAGATGCCGGAGCGGATCTGGTTATGGGCGGCCATCCGCATGTCCTGCAGGGGATCGAGCCTTATAAGGGCAAATGGATTGCCTACAGCACAGGTAATTTTATTTTTACACGGTCAACGACCCCGGCTACCTGGGAGACAGCGGTATTCCAGGCGGAATGCAGCATCAAAGGTGAATGCTCGCTCACACTGCACCCGATGGATGCCGAGCTGGGCCAGCCTGTGCCGATGAATGATGTCGACGGGCAGCTGCTGCTGAGCAAGGTGCAAGCCTTGTCTGCGGGATTGGTCCGTATCGGCAGTGACGGGCGCGTTGTCCAGGCAGGCCGATAATGATAATGCCGTCTGGAGGGATTGATGATGATGAAAAACTCATGTGTGGCCCATCGCGGTTTTTCCGGGAAGGCCCCGGAGAATACACTCGCCGCCGTTCGGATGGCGCTCGCCCTGCCTTTTGTCCGCTGGATGGAAATTGATGTTCAGCTGACCAGAGATGGTGTACCGGTCGTCATTCATGACTTCACACTTGACCGGACGACCAACGGACACGGCAAGGTGAAGAACATGGATTTTGAGCCGATGCGCCGGCTGGATGCGGGAAGCTGGAAGGGACGTGCTTTTCGAGGAGAGAAGGTGCCTTCACTGGAAGAGGTGCTGGAGCTTGCCTCCGGCCGGCTGAAGCTGAATATCGAGCTCAAAACGAGCGGGGACATGTACCCCGGTCTGGAACAGGCGGTCATCGACCTGGTCTCCTCCAAGGGGATGCGGGATGAGGTGGTTCTGACCTCCTTCGATGCAGGAGTGCTCCAGCGGATTAAGGAGCTTGACCCGCGCTTGCGCACCGGACTGATCTATGATTCCCGGCTTGGTGATCCGGCGCGCAAAGTGAAGGAGCTGGACTGCTCCTTCCTGTCGATCAGCTTCGCAAGGCTGAGTCCGGCACTGGCCCGGCTTATGTCAGAGCGCGGGATCAGAATGATGGCCTGGACGGTTGACAAGGCGAAGGAAATGCGCCGCCTGGCTGATATGAACCCGGACATTATGATCTGCACGAACCGTCCGGATATTTGGGGCGATACTTTTCTGAAGGCCTGATGCTTTATCATACTAATTGGGAAGCGAGCTGAAGCTATATGTGCGCTGATATTAATAATGTGTATTGTGTTGGACGGAACTACAAATTACATGCGGAGGAGCTGGGCAACAAGGTTCCTGTCGAGCCGCTGATTTTTTTGAAGCCTTCCCATGCCGCTGTAGCGCTGGATAAGGCGATTATCCATCTTCCCCAGAACGCCGGCCAGATCCACTATGAAGGTGAGCTGGTGCTGCGCATTGCCCGTGATTATGTTCCCGGCATGAGCGTGGAGGAGCTGGTGGATGTGATGGCGCTTGGCCTGGACTTCACGCTGCGTGATGTGCAGGAGGATCTGAAGAAGAAGGGACTGCCCTGGACGGCGGCAAAAGGCTTCAAGAATGCGGCTCCGCTGACACCGTACATCGCTTTCCCCGAACAGGACGAGCTGGAGGCTACCGATTTTACTGTCCGTAAAAACGGGACAGAGGTGCAGCGCGGCAACGTCAAGGATATGATTTTCTCCCTTCAGAAAATAGTTGAATTTATTGCCTCCAGATACGGGCTCGGCAAAAATGACCTGATCTTCACAGGAACCCCGGCCGGCGTCGGACCTGTAGTTACCGGTGATTCCTTCGAGCTGTTCTGGGGTGACAGGCTGCTTGGCACCTGCATCATCGGATAAAGGAGCTGGCCGGCAATGTTGTCTTGGATAATTGGCGCCGTGGGTGCCATGTTGGTGGCGGGAGCAGCATACCGCAGGCAATCGCTCAGCCTAACAGGCATGATCGCAGCCTTTGTGATGGGGACGGTTTATTTCGGGGCCGGCAATGCGTTCTGGTTCGGTATTTTGCTGATTTTTTTCATCTCCTCCAGCCTGCTCTCGAAGCTTCACCATGAGAACAAGGCGGAGCTTGAGCTGACGTATGACAAAACGGGAACCAGGGATGCCGGGCAGGTGTTTGCCAACGGCGGCATGGGCATGCTGCTTGTTCTGCTGAACGCGGTCTATCCGCTGGAGCTGTGGGAGCTGCTCTTTATCGGTGTTATGGCGACTGTTACGTCGGACACCTGGGCGACAGAGATCGGCACGCTGGCTAAGCGCCCGCCGCGCTCTGTGCTGACCGGCAAGGTGCTGCCGGCCGGCACCTCAGGCGGCGTGTCGCTGCCGGGCACGCTGGCCGCCGCTGCAGGCGGAGTCCTGATTGGCGCAGCCTCGTGGCTGCTGCGGGCGGTCTCCGGCATGGAAGAGCGCTCCTTCCTGCTGCTGACGCTGGCAGGACTGCTGGGCGGGCTATTCGGCGCCTTCGCCGACTCGATCCTGGGGGCCACGGTACAGCGGATGAACCGCTGCACCGTATGCGGCCGCGAGGTTGAGGCCTCGCGGCACTGCGGCCAGCCTACAGTGCATGCCAGAGGCTGGCGCTGGATGAATAACGATGCCGTCAACGCGCTAAGCACGATAGCCGGCGGCGCGGCGGCCCTGCTGGTGCGCCTGCTCTGACAGGGGCAGAGAGATTAAGATTTGGAGGTGACCCGGTTGGGCAGCACAGTAAGTCATAAGCATACGGCTATTCTCGATGCCGCGTATGAACTCTTCGGCTCAGGGGGCTTTTACGAGACGAAGATGTCCGAAGTGGCGGAGAAGGCGGGAATTGCCAAAGGCACCGTCTACTTATATTTTAAAAGCAAGGAAGAGCTGTTTCTGGCCGTAACACGCCGGGATTGCGAAGGATTCCTGGAGCAGCTGGAGCAGAAGCTGAAGCACTGCAGCAGCCTGCAGGCTAAGCTCACCGTAATTGCCAGTCATCATCTGCTGTACTATTATGAGCGCAAGCAGCATACCAAGCTGTTTTTCCGTGCGCCTAATAACCATCCGGAGCTTATGGCCTTTATGGCCCAGTTCATGGAAGAGTACATGCAGGCTGTTATGAAGGTTATGCAGGACAGCGGTGCCAGGGAGCCCGAGCTTCTGGCCGAGTCGTATATCGGCACGCTGGACAGACTCAAAATGGACATCATGCTGCGCCCCGGCTTCACGGAGGAAGATGCGCGTAAACGGGCGGATTTTGCGGCAGGATTGTTTATCCACGGGGCACTCGGCAGCCTGAAGGAAGCACAGGTACATACAATACCTGAAGAAGAGGAAGACAAAGCGTAATCCGCTATCAAACTATATAGCAAGTGGGGACAGAGCATGAATATTATGACAGTGGAGCAACTCTCCAAAAGCTACGGGGAGAAAGTCCTGTTCAAGGACGCGTCTTTCGGGATGGATGAACGGGACAAAATCGGCGTTATCGGTGTGAACGGTACAGGCAAGTCGACTTTTCTCAAAATCATTGCCGGTCTGGATACTGCGGACGAAGGACAGATCGCCATCGGCAACGGTGTAAGAGTCCAGTATCTGGCGCAGAACCCGCCCTTTGAGCCGGGCAATACGGTACTGCAGCAGGTGTTTGCCGGAGATGATCCGGATCTGAGGACTATGCGTGAATATATGGAGATTCTCTCCGGACTGGAAAAGAATCCCGGGAACGCCGAGCTGGAGGCAGCGCTGGTACGGGTCGGCCAAAAAATTGATGCCGCCGGAATCTGGCAGCTGGAAAGTGAAGCCAAAACAGTACTTACAAAACTGGGCATCACCCGGTTTGACGCGCTGATGGAGACACTGTCGGGCGGCCAGCGCAAGCGTGTTGCACTTGCTGCCGCGCTGATTACCCCGTCTGAGCTGCTAATTCTGGACGAGCCTACAAACCATATCGATACAGATT
Proteins encoded:
- a CDS encoding CapA family protein translates to MYPPRSRNRQKDVDKKKRRRRTVWAWINVSLLLLITAMLAYYFIDDRGSGIASGPQPSASAAPEATPAATVTPDTRPSPTAEPEPTAAVTPEPTPIPTPEPTTAPSPSPAVEEPTPAPSAEGNEEDDTQAGGSQGQAISGLPENAAGQTVTMNFAGDVIFAGKVAELLQQKGYDYSYSALDGMFKKDDLTVVNLETPITTGGVGAADKQFVFKGAPAALDSLKAAGVDAVNLANNHTLDQGEQGLLDTLNHLSSRGIPYVGAGKNSKEAYTAQYFERNGIKIALLGFTRVIPRSDWTAGAAKPGLASVYDSTEALKTIAAVKKKADIVVVVVHWGKERVEQYDSTQQKLGRSFIDAGADLVMGGHPHVLQGIEPYKGKWIAYSTGNFIFTRSTTPATWETAVFQAECSIKGECSLTLHPMDAELGQPVPMNDVDGQLLLSKVQALSAGLVRIGSDGRVVQAGR
- a CDS encoding glycerophosphodiester phosphodiesterase, whose protein sequence is MKNSCVAHRGFSGKAPENTLAAVRMALALPFVRWMEIDVQLTRDGVPVVIHDFTLDRTTNGHGKVKNMDFEPMRRLDAGSWKGRAFRGEKVPSLEEVLELASGRLKLNIELKTSGDMYPGLEQAVIDLVSSKGMRDEVVLTSFDAGVLQRIKELDPRLRTGLIYDSRLGDPARKVKELDCSFLSISFARLSPALARLMSERGIRMMAWTVDKAKEMRRLADMNPDIMICTNRPDIWGDTFLKA
- a CDS encoding fumarylacetoacetate hydrolase family protein — encoded protein: MCADINNVYCVGRNYKLHAEELGNKVPVEPLIFLKPSHAAVALDKAIIHLPQNAGQIHYEGELVLRIARDYVPGMSVEELVDVMALGLDFTLRDVQEDLKKKGLPWTAAKGFKNAAPLTPYIAFPEQDELEATDFTVRKNGTEVQRGNVKDMIFSLQKIVEFIASRYGLGKNDLIFTGTPAGVGPVVTGDSFELFWGDRLLGTCIIG
- a CDS encoding DUF92 domain-containing protein, with the protein product MSWIIGAVGAMLVAGAAYRRQSLSLTGMIAAFVMGTVYFGAGNAFWFGILLIFFISSSLLSKLHHENKAELELTYDKTGTRDAGQVFANGGMGMLLVLLNAVYPLELWELLFIGVMATVTSDTWATEIGTLAKRPPRSVLTGKVLPAGTSGGVSLPGTLAAAAGGVLIGAASWLLRAVSGMEERSFLLLTLAGLLGGLFGAFADSILGATVQRMNRCTVCGREVEASRHCGQPTVHARGWRWMNNDAVNALSTIAGGAAALLVRLL
- a CDS encoding TetR/AcrR family transcriptional regulator translates to MGSTVSHKHTAILDAAYELFGSGGFYETKMSEVAEKAGIAKGTVYLYFKSKEELFLAVTRRDCEGFLEQLEQKLKHCSSLQAKLTVIASHHLLYYYERKQHTKLFFRAPNNHPELMAFMAQFMEEYMQAVMKVMQDSGAREPELLAESYIGTLDRLKMDIMLRPGFTEEDARKRADFAAGLFIHGALGSLKEAQVHTIPEEEEDKA